A genomic window from Gossypium hirsutum isolate 1008001.06 chromosome D12, Gossypium_hirsutum_v2.1, whole genome shotgun sequence includes:
- the LOC107889774 gene encoding tubby-like F-box protein 5 produces MSLKSIMRELKELKDGIGNMSKRGDQSKLWRSRTRSHVAPDEAPLESQLSEQSPWANLPPELLLDIIQRVEESETAWPARAVVVFCAAVCRSWREITKEIVKTPEQCGRLTFPISLKQPGPRESPIQCYIRRDRTSSTYLLFYGLVPSEGESDKLLLAARKVRRATCTDFVISLVADDFSRASNTYVGKLRSNFLGTKFTVYDSQPPCGSMIQSTARLSRRFHSKQVSPRLPACNYSIGTVTYELNVLRTRGPRRMHCILHSIPVSAIQEGGTAPTPSALPQSLDEQLSPLHSSKGKEQIVDTISPSIRATPVFSPGSREPLALKNKAPRWHEQLQCWCLNFKGRVTVASVKNFQLVAAVEPSHNVSPEEQEKVILQFGKIGKDIFTMDYRYPLSAFQAFAISLSCFDTKPACE; encoded by the exons ATGTCACTGAAGAGTATTATGCGGGAGTTAAAGGAACTGAAAGATGGGATTGGGAACATGTCAAAGAGGGGAGATCAAAGCAAGCTGTGGCGTAGCCGGACTAGATCCCATGTTGCTCCTGATGAAGCACCATTGGAATCTCAACTCTCAGAACAAAGCCCCTGGGCCAATCTACCACCTGAATTGCTATTGGATATCATCCAGAGGGTCGAAGAGAGCGAGACAGCTTGGCCTGCTCGAGCTGTCGTTGTATTTTGTGCTGCAGTTTGTAGGTCTTGGAGGGAAATTACAAAGGAGATTGTGAAGACTCCAGAGCAGTGTGGACGACTCACATTTCCTATCTCATTGAAGCAG CCGGGTCCTCGTGAGTCTCCAATTCAGTGCTATATTAGAAGGGACAGAACAAGTTCTACATATCTTTTGTTCTATGGTCTGGTGCCTT CTGAGGGAGAGAGTGATAAATTGTTGTTGGCAGCAAGAAAGGTTAGAAGGGCAACATGCACAGACTTTGTTATATCTTTGGTTGCAGATGATTTTTCTAGGGCGAGCAATACGTATGTTGGTAAACTAAG GTCAAATTTTTTGGGTACCAAGTTCACTGTATATGACAGTCAACCTCCATGTGGCTCAATGATCCAATCTACTGCTCGACTGAGTCGTAGATTCCACTCTAAGCAGGTGTCTCCAAGATTACCTGCATGCAACTATAGCATTGGTACAGTTACTTATGAGCTCAATGTTCTCCGGACACGAGGACCAAGGAGAATGCATTGCATTTTGCACTCAATTCCTGTATCTGCTATTCAAGAAGGAGGCACTGCTCCAACACCATCAGCTCTTCCCCAATCCTTAGATGAGCAACTTTCTCCCTTGCATAGTTCAAAAGGAAAGGAGCAGATTGTAGACACCATCTCCCCAAGCATCCGAGCCACACCAGTATTCTCCCCAGGCTCACGAGAACCATTAGCCCTTAAAAACAAGGCTCCTAGATGGCATGAACAGTTACAGTGCTGGTGCCTTAACTTCAAGGGGCGTGTGACGGTGGCCTCTGTTAAGAATTTCCAGCTGGTCGCAGCTGTTGAGCCATCACATAATGTATCACCTGAAGAGCAAGAGAAGGTAATCTTACAGTTTGGTAAAATCGGCAAAGACATCTTCACAATGGATTATCGATACCCTCTATCTGCTTTTCAAGCCTTTGCAATCAGCCTAAGCTGCTTTGACACCAAACCAGCTTGTGAATAA